A window from Trichomycterus rosablanca isolate fTriRos1 chromosome 21, fTriRos1.hap1, whole genome shotgun sequence encodes these proteins:
- the LOC134335080 gene encoding MOB kinase activator 1B has product MSFLFGSRSSKTFKPKKNIPEGSHQYELLKHAEATLGSGNLRMAVMLPDGEDLNEWVAVNTVDFFNQINMLYGTITDFCTEESCPLMSAGPKYEYHWADGTNIKKPIKCSAPKYIDYLMTWVQDQLDDETLFPSKIGVPFPKNFMSVAKTILKRLFRVYAHIYHQHFDSVIQLQEEAHLNTSFKHFIFFVQEFNLIDRKELAPLQELIEKLTSKDR; this is encoded by the exons TGGAAGTCGGTCGTCTAAGACATTCAAGCCGAAGAAGAACATTCCAGAGGGCTCACATCAGTACGAGTTGCTAAAGCATGCAGAGGCAACACTGGGCAGTGGTAACCTGCGCATGGCTGTCATGCTGCCAGATGGAGAAGACCTTAATGAATGGGTGGCAGTAAATA CTGTAGACTTTTTTAATCAGATCAACATGCTGTATGGGACCATAACTGACTTCTGCACTGAAGAAAGCTGCCCTTTAATGTCTGCTGGACCAAA ATATGAATACCATTGGGCTGATGGAACCAACATTAAAAAGCCAATCAAATGCTCTGCTCCCAAGTATATTGATTACCTGATGACCTGGGTCCAGGACCAGCTTGATGATGAAACCCTTTTCCCTTCAAAAATAG GCGTCCCTTTCCCGAAGAACTTTATGTCTGTGGCTAAGACAATCTTGAAGCGACTCTTCCGTGTCTACGCTCACATTTACCACCAGCACTTTGATTCAGTCATCCAGCTGCAGGAGGAAGCACATCTTAACACCTCTTTCAAACacttcattttctttgttcag GAGTTCAACTTGATTGATAGGAAAGAGCTGGCCCCTCTTCAGGAACTAATTGAAAAGCTGACCTCTAAGGACAGATAA